From a single Ascaphus truei isolate aAscTru1 chromosome 2, aAscTru1.hap1, whole genome shotgun sequence genomic region:
- the LOC142488374 gene encoding uncharacterized protein LOC142488374 isoform X1, translated as MDPHVLSSPVIVPETLQIKPEKEESDTGELLTTINSNIIMLTVDDILNERKNWSSDISQNCLTPQSPDPTKANDSCDTVDTSKDPLQEDDEFTELVQHTAQTESECGSSTVYEEESRGSSGAQLYICCDCGKSFTRHWVLLVHSRVHTGEKLFGCTVCGKYFTRKHTLNRHQLVHTWEKSFVCSECGKKFTHKWDFVRHQGSHVGETPFACSECGKQFTHKRNLVKHTQIHTETGVTTFICTECGKSYSQKVGLTRHQMIHTGEKPFTCQECGKQFGKKGNLLRHRRIHTGEKPFTCSECGKNFSKKRSLLSHQSVHTDKTVESAE; from the exons ATGGATCCACACGTGTTAA GTTCCCCGGTGATTGTACCCGAGACGCTCCAGATTAAGCCGGAGAAAGAAGAGTCGGACACTGGGGAACTTCTGACCACCATAAATAGTAATATTATTATGCTTACTGTTGATG ATATTTTGAATGAGAGGAAAAACTGGAGCTCTGATATTTCCCAAAATTGTTTGACTCCTCAGAGCCCAGACCCGACAAAAGCGAATGATTCCTGCGACACAGTCGACACATCCAAGGATCCATTGCAAGAAGATGATGAATTTACAGAGCTTGTCCAGCACACGGCACAGACTGAATCTGAGTGTGGGTCAAGCACAGTATATGAGGAGGAGTCTAGAGGAAGCAGTGGAGCTCAGCTGTATATCTGTTGTGACTGTGGAAAAAGTTTCACACGTCATTGGGTCCTGCTGGTACATAGTCGCGTCCACACCGGGGAGAAACTATTTGGTTGTACGGTGTGTGGGAAATATTTCACACGGAAGCACACCCTCAATAGGCATCAGCTTGTCCACACATGGGAAAAGTCCTTTGTTTGTTCAGAGTGCGGGAAGAAATTCACTCACAAGTGGGACTTCGTTAGACACCAGGGTAGTCACGTGGGGGAAACACCTTTTgcttgttcagagtgtgggaaacaattcactcACAAGAGGAACCTCGTCAAACACACTCAGATTCACACAGAGACAGGGGTGACAACTTTcatatgtacagagtgtgggaaaagctatTCTCAGAAGGTCGGGCTCACACGTCACCAgatgattcacacaggggagaaaccttttacATGCCAAGAATGTGGGAAGCAATTTGGTAAAAAGGGGAATCTCCTTAGACACCGGCGTATTCACACGGGGGAAAAACCTTTTACATGTTCGGAATGTGGAAAAAACTTTTCTAAGAAAAGAAGCCTTCTCTCACACCAGAGCGTTCACACAGATAAGACAGTTGAGAGTGCTGAGTAA
- the LOC142488374 gene encoding uncharacterized protein LOC142488374 isoform X2, which produces MSPDPTKANDSCDTVDTSKDPLQEDDEFTELVQHTAQTESECGSSTVYEEESRGSSGAQLYICCDCGKSFTRHWVLLVHSRVHTGEKLFGCTVCGKYFTRKHTLNRHQLVHTWEKSFVCSECGKKFTHKWDFVRHQGSHVGETPFACSECGKQFTHKRNLVKHTQIHTETGVTTFICTECGKSYSQKVGLTRHQMIHTGEKPFTCQECGKQFGKKGNLLRHRRIHTGEKPFTCSECGKNFSKKRSLLSHQSVHTDKTVESAE; this is translated from the exons ATG AGCCCAGACCCGACAAAAGCGAATGATTCCTGCGACACAGTCGACACATCCAAGGATCCATTGCAAGAAGATGATGAATTTACAGAGCTTGTCCAGCACACGGCACAGACTGAATCTGAGTGTGGGTCAAGCACAGTATATGAGGAGGAGTCTAGAGGAAGCAGTGGAGCTCAGCTGTATATCTGTTGTGACTGTGGAAAAAGTTTCACACGTCATTGGGTCCTGCTGGTACATAGTCGCGTCCACACCGGGGAGAAACTATTTGGTTGTACGGTGTGTGGGAAATATTTCACACGGAAGCACACCCTCAATAGGCATCAGCTTGTCCACACATGGGAAAAGTCCTTTGTTTGTTCAGAGTGCGGGAAGAAATTCACTCACAAGTGGGACTTCGTTAGACACCAGGGTAGTCACGTGGGGGAAACACCTTTTgcttgttcagagtgtgggaaacaattcactcACAAGAGGAACCTCGTCAAACACACTCAGATTCACACAGAGACAGGGGTGACAACTTTcatatgtacagagtgtgggaaaagctatTCTCAGAAGGTCGGGCTCACACGTCACCAgatgattcacacaggggagaaaccttttacATGCCAAGAATGTGGGAAGCAATTTGGTAAAAAGGGGAATCTCCTTAGACACCGGCGTATTCACACGGGGGAAAAACCTTTTACATGTTCGGAATGTGGAAAAAACTTTTCTAAGAAAAGAAGCCTTCTCTCACACCAGAGCGTTCACACAGATAAGACAGTTGAGAGTGCTGAGTAA